A genomic window from Quercus lobata isolate SW786 chromosome 10, ValleyOak3.0 Primary Assembly, whole genome shotgun sequence includes:
- the LOC115962875 gene encoding transcription factor TCP5 encodes MISNSREKDIQAKQEGEANAEKLSKAASSSRQWSGFRNPRIVRVSRSFGGKDRHSKVCTIRGLRDRRIRLSVPTAVQLYDLQDRLGLGQPSKVIDWLLDATKLDIDKLPPLPIPQGFTQFHPQLFSHEPNASQPSFIPSFDANPTFINDGADQNAMEKSKYWDIDAAFRLKSKEVETGSAADKGKWIKSNEEVIQEGIGGYSGQISAQKLFPMATDCSSNSLPGLLNNAMAYNSYHHSEPSSLSLSQFGSHGPFPSQMNPHTSNAIQLPPSLPLPPASQFFFCPSTTTPALFTPYSSYITTPIESDPRQFNHIQFLSSSSQHVLPHPLMPPSLHSMSLPFKSFPTNENSKLPQSQEDNGSRVDKDNSGS; translated from the coding sequence ATGATTtcaaattcaagagaaaaagatATTCAAGCTAAGCAAGAGGGGGAAGCCAATGCTGAGAAGTTGTCTAAGGCAGCATCTAGCTCAAGGCAATGGTCAGGATTTAGAAATCCAAGGATTGTACGCGTCTCACGCTCTTTTGGAGGAAAAGATAGGCACAGCAAGGTTTGCACCATAAGGGGATTGAGGGACAGACGGATTAGGCTTTCAGTGCCCACAGCAGTTCAGTTGTATGATCTTCAAGATAGACTTGGACTTGGTCAGCCTAGCAAGGTAATTGACTGGTTGCTTGATGCCACTAAACTTGATATTGATAAGCTTCCACCACTTCCTATTCCTCAAGGATTCACTCAATTTCATCCACAACTTTTTTCTCATGAACCAAATGCCTCTCAACCTTCTTTCATCCCTTCATTTGATGCAAATCCCACATTTATAAATGATGGGGCAGATCAAAATGCTATGGAAAAATCCAAGTATTGGGATATAGATGCTGCATTCAGACTAAAAAGTAAGGAAGTTGAAACAGGATCAGCCGCCGACAAAGGCAAGTGGATCAAATCTAACGAAGAAGTAATTCAAGAAGGAATTGGTGGTTATAGTGGACAAATTTCAGCTCAAAAGTTGTTCCCTATGGCAACTGATTGTTCTTCGAATTCCTTACCTGGCTTGCTAAACAATGCCATGGCATATAACTCCTACCATCATTCTGAGCCTTCAAGTTTATCTCTATCTCAGTTTGGAAGCCATGGACCATTTCCCTCCCAAATGAATCCCCATACAAGTAATGCCATACAACTTCCACCTTCATTACCGCTACCACCTGCGTCTCAATTCTTTTTCTGTCCATCTACGACGACACCAGCACTTTTCACTCCATATTCTTCATATATCACTACCCCAATAGAGAGTGATCCAAGGCAATTCAACCATATTCAGTTCTTGAGCTCAAGTTCACAACATGTCCTACCTCATCCTCTCATGCCACCATCTCTTCATTCAATGAGCTTgccattcaaatcctttccaaCGAATGAGAATTCCAAGCTTCCTCAATCACAAGAGGACAATGGAAGTAGAGTGGACAAGGATAACTCTGGTTCTTAA